A portion of the Micromonospora vinacea genome contains these proteins:
- a CDS encoding glycosyltransferase family 4 protein, with translation MKFAFLIHNMYGVGGTNRAVLNLATALVGRGHGVEIVSVFRRTDEPMFAIDDRIALVPLLDTRPRRPDRADPRLREPSLLVPKSEEFHTQYSRLTDERMIDYLRSTAADVIVGTRPGINMVVARHGPDHAVRVAQEHMTQDLIDDALKEEIRLSYHRIDLAFTVTEADAAAFRSGNPVPHTRVVALPNSVPQPTVPPADGTNRIVVSAGRLDPIKRYDRLIAAFARVAGDHPGWKLRIYGDGPQRPALVAQVRELGMSDQVQLMGRREDMSTEWVKGSIAAVSSERESFGMTIVEAMRLGLPVISTDCPVGPREIIQHGVDGLLVPMDDLDAYASALRTLMHDDDLRARLAQQALVNAARFDPDTLADSFARQCDAVLVERGPAPGRSSRVARSGKGPRTGRSVLARGGDLVREPDLVRLLGDPVLRGIAGSDLARRASIGALVRLSRIRQARATSARLQKAIRRRAAAPAAGPKVDCQVLPDHGLSLSIAAPGLAAGAHLLLRDRDSGHKVRVPLEARDDGARQVAVLPADELPEGRWNAYLQPLTGARLRLCPDRIDTRVLAGGHRPADDPAGGYAVRSHLPYRTADGFLAVRSWVRAEHAEVRRIALSGERVSIEAVWCGSGIPEQAVLHRRGHHECAVSVPVVRTRGGHLRIDVAVDELAAHRLGRYEDWDLWLRQAGTDRQVRLGLLVDDVVDKKLVYNYPEIYLVDDPGLDLVEEDPAPLLRVRPYYTRDSELSIVVVDRP, from the coding sequence GTGAAGTTCGCCTTCCTGATCCACAACATGTACGGCGTCGGTGGCACCAACCGGGCCGTGCTGAACCTGGCGACCGCCCTGGTGGGCCGGGGGCACGGAGTGGAGATCGTCTCTGTGTTCCGCCGCACCGACGAGCCGATGTTCGCCATCGACGACCGGATCGCGCTCGTGCCGCTGCTCGACACCCGACCCCGGCGTCCCGACCGAGCCGACCCTCGCCTCCGGGAGCCGTCCCTGCTGGTGCCGAAGAGCGAGGAGTTCCACACCCAGTACAGCCGGCTGACCGACGAACGGATGATCGACTACCTGCGCTCGACCGCGGCCGACGTGATTGTGGGTACCCGTCCGGGAATCAACATGGTGGTGGCGCGGCACGGCCCCGACCATGCGGTCCGCGTGGCGCAGGAACACATGACGCAGGATCTGATCGACGACGCGCTGAAGGAGGAGATCCGGCTCTCGTACCACCGGATCGACCTGGCCTTCACGGTGACGGAGGCCGACGCCGCTGCGTTCCGATCGGGCAATCCGGTGCCACACACCCGCGTCGTGGCACTGCCGAACAGCGTTCCCCAGCCCACCGTGCCGCCGGCCGACGGAACCAACCGGATCGTGGTCAGCGCGGGACGACTCGACCCGATCAAGCGGTACGACCGGCTCATCGCCGCCTTCGCGCGGGTCGCCGGCGATCATCCGGGCTGGAAACTGCGGATCTACGGAGATGGTCCACAACGCCCGGCGCTTGTCGCGCAGGTCCGCGAGCTGGGGATGTCCGACCAGGTCCAACTGATGGGCCGGCGCGAGGACATGTCCACGGAGTGGGTCAAGGGCTCGATCGCGGCGGTCTCCTCGGAGCGGGAATCGTTCGGCATGACCATCGTGGAGGCGATGCGGCTCGGCCTGCCGGTGATCAGCACCGACTGCCCGGTCGGACCCCGCGAGATCATCCAGCACGGGGTCGATGGTCTGCTGGTCCCGATGGACGACCTCGACGCGTACGCCTCGGCGTTGCGGACGCTGATGCACGACGACGACCTCCGGGCCCGACTGGCCCAGCAGGCGTTGGTGAACGCGGCGCGGTTCGACCCGGATACACTCGCCGACTCCTTCGCCCGGCAGTGTGACGCCGTGCTCGTCGAGCGGGGCCCGGCGCCCGGGCGTTCCTCGCGGGTCGCCCGGTCGGGTAAGGGGCCGCGAACCGGGCGTTCAGTGCTGGCACGCGGCGGTGACCTGGTTCGCGAACCCGATCTGGTCCGGCTGTTGGGCGACCCGGTCCTTCGCGGGATCGCGGGTAGTGACCTGGCCCGTCGGGCGAGCATCGGGGCACTGGTGCGACTCTCCCGCATTCGGCAGGCCCGGGCCACCTCCGCCAGATTGCAGAAGGCGATCCGGCGGCGGGCCGCCGCTCCAGCCGCCGGGCCGAAAGTGGACTGTCAGGTGCTGCCGGACCACGGCCTCAGCCTGAGTATCGCCGCACCGGGCCTTGCCGCGGGCGCGCACCTGTTGCTGCGCGACCGGGACAGCGGGCACAAGGTGCGGGTGCCGCTGGAAGCACGGGACGACGGGGCACGCCAGGTGGCGGTGCTGCCCGCCGACGAGTTGCCGGAGGGCCGCTGGAACGCGTACCTGCAACCGCTGACGGGGGCGCGCCTCCGCCTGTGCCCGGACCGGATCGACACGCGGGTACTCGCCGGCGGTCATCGACCGGCGGATGATCCGGCCGGCGGGTACGCGGTCCGTTCACACCTGCCGTACCGCACGGCGGACGGCTTCCTGGCGGTGCGCAGCTGGGTCCGGGCAGAGCACGCCGAGGTGCGGCGGATCGCCCTCAGCGGTGAGCGGGTGTCGATCGAGGCCGTCTGGTGCGGATCCGGCATTCCCGAGCAGGCCGTGCTCCACCGACGGGGTCACCACGAGTGCGCGGTGTCTGTGCCGGTGGTACGAACCCGCGGCGGCCACCTGCGTATCGACGTGGCTGTCGACGAGTTGGCCGCACATCGACTGGGCCGGTACGAGGACTGGGATTTGTGGCTGCGGCAGGCCGGCACGGACCGTCAGGTCCGGTTGGGTTTGCTCGTCGACGACGTCGTCGACAAGAAGCTCGTCTACAACTACCCGGAGATCTACCTGGTGGACGATCCGGGGCTGGATCTTGTCGAGGAGGACCCGGCGCCGCTGCTGCGGGTCCGCCCGTACTACACCCGCGACAGCGAACTGTCGATCGTCGTCGTCGACCGCCCATGA
- a CDS encoding stealth family protein: MGSVGRDLPALREVLVDGGRRTAHVHADLTPILGRQLNVDAVSGALDAHGVDYFLVRGMDDRTPVIGVSEVDRLATLSALEKLGGVETCYVSQVLPRPPIVGGLTDASEAPAWTELYAAQAIKLTWFRADPTLKLILGPAYGCEIEFWKPDRSAGLLRSPRPNRMMRAVALEGTPVQVDEHRLTRLASPAKWHPPRRSRAEFDHLLPDDIDFPIDVVYTWVDGADPEWQQRRASVRGESLHAEAASESRYINRDELKFSLRSLHLNAPWVRNIYIVTDHQRPAWLDLSADNIFLVNHDEIFAAPDALPSFNSCAIESQLHRIDGLAEHFLYLNDDMFFGRPLAPQTFFLANGNTKFFLSQNRIPLGDITELDSPVDAMIKNNRALIEKRFGRTLTQGSQHVPYPLRRSILAEIEREFPVEHEATMRSRFRSANDLTITYSLHHYYAFLTGRALPGRVNYGYVQLAVPDLEARLRRAEARRDWDTFCINDAFSTFAQLQHQMTILEPFMEAYFPVPSPYELRTSG; this comes from the coding sequence GTGGGGAGCGTCGGACGAGACCTTCCCGCGCTTCGCGAGGTCCTGGTCGACGGTGGACGTCGTACCGCGCACGTGCATGCCGACCTGACCCCGATCCTGGGACGTCAGCTGAACGTCGACGCGGTGAGCGGCGCGCTGGACGCGCACGGGGTGGACTACTTCCTCGTCCGCGGCATGGACGACCGGACGCCGGTGATCGGCGTCAGCGAGGTTGATCGGCTCGCCACGCTGAGCGCACTGGAGAAGCTGGGTGGGGTCGAGACGTGCTACGTGAGCCAGGTTCTACCCCGGCCGCCGATCGTCGGCGGCCTCACCGACGCGTCGGAGGCGCCGGCCTGGACCGAGCTGTACGCCGCGCAGGCGATCAAGCTGACCTGGTTCCGCGCCGACCCGACCCTCAAGCTGATCCTGGGCCCCGCGTACGGCTGCGAGATCGAGTTCTGGAAACCCGACCGGTCGGCCGGGCTGCTCCGCTCGCCCCGGCCCAACCGGATGATGCGGGCGGTGGCACTGGAGGGTACTCCGGTGCAGGTGGACGAGCACCGGCTGACCCGCCTCGCCTCTCCGGCGAAGTGGCACCCACCCCGGCGTAGCCGCGCGGAGTTCGACCACCTGCTTCCGGACGACATCGACTTTCCCATCGACGTGGTCTACACCTGGGTGGACGGCGCGGACCCGGAGTGGCAGCAACGTCGGGCGAGCGTCCGTGGCGAGTCGCTGCACGCCGAGGCGGCGAGTGAGTCGCGGTACATCAACCGTGACGAGTTGAAGTTCTCGTTGCGGTCGCTCCACCTGAACGCCCCGTGGGTCCGCAACATCTACATCGTGACCGACCACCAGCGTCCGGCCTGGCTGGACCTCAGCGCCGACAACATCTTCCTGGTCAACCATGACGAGATCTTCGCGGCCCCGGATGCCCTGCCGAGCTTCAACTCGTGCGCCATCGAAAGTCAGCTGCACCGCATCGACGGGCTCGCCGAGCACTTCCTGTACCTCAACGACGACATGTTCTTCGGTCGGCCGCTGGCACCGCAGACGTTCTTCCTGGCCAATGGCAACACCAAGTTCTTCCTGTCCCAGAACCGGATCCCGCTCGGCGATATCACCGAGCTGGACAGCCCGGTGGACGCGATGATCAAGAACAATCGGGCCCTGATCGAGAAGCGGTTCGGCCGCACCCTCACCCAGGGCTCCCAGCACGTGCCCTACCCGTTGCGGCGCAGCATCCTCGCGGAGATCGAGCGGGAGTTTCCGGTCGAGCACGAGGCCACCATGCGCAGTCGGTTCCGCAGCGCAAACGACCTGACCATCACGTACTCGCTGCACCACTACTACGCGTTCCTGACCGGCCGCGCGCTGCCCGGACGCGTCAACTACGGCTACGTCCAGCTCGCGGTACCCGACCTCGAAGCGCGGCTGCGGCGCGCGGAGGCGCGGCGGGACTGGGACACCTTCTGCATCAACGACGCCTTCTCGACGTTCGCCCAACTGCAACACCAGATGACCATCCTCGAGCCGTTCATGGAGGCGTACTTCCCGGTGCCGAGCCCCTACGAACTGAGGACCTCCGGGTGA